A single region of the Latilactobacillus curvatus JCM 1096 = DSM 20019 genome encodes:
- a CDS encoding LPXTG cell wall anchor domain-containing protein, translating to MNLGIPIPNRTTFTAVVTLADGTTTSAPVAADGQFTVATNTLVAETTVGVKIVATNGTFTKDSSIVYQTVSPQLDTNPLANYTVNQPTVEPVTADQTSVKGQVTLATPIPDGTTFEATVTLPNGAQKTAAVDANGNFEVVTGRLTADSDLSVKITAKNSTYTKDSENVSVTVGASTVENPLENYDVAEPVVDPVKEGDKQATGSVTLTQPVPDGTSFEAVVTLPNGDKITATVDDQGHFTMPVDGIKEGDELTVEVIAHNGDNEKASDPIIVTVDKAAVTNPIEDYDVATPTLNPAKAGETAVSGTVELGDFPEGTTFEAIMVMPNGRTRIVRLDSSNAAADGTFIIQTDALTAGQVVQVKIIATNGTFTKESATAEMTVAAANPTNPLENYNVAEPVVDPVKAGDKAVRGSVTFTKPIPEGTNFTAVVTLPNGIQVRVPVDENGQFAARVDGLKAGDRIIVQILAENDGYQKASVPVDILVSASDLGNPGGNGNNNGNGNGTGNNGNGTGDGTGIGNNGSGLGNGQGGSSNGQLGSHGPGTLKPLSISSKALNQANNRQSTNGQHLPQTGEKSTSVWSWLGMLVLTAALFIKRLVPIKRDK from the coding sequence GTGAACCTTGGGATTCCAATTCCAAACAGGACAACCTTTACCGCAGTTGTTACGCTAGCTGATGGCACAACGACATCGGCACCCGTTGCAGCTGACGGTCAATTTACAGTCGCAACCAACACATTAGTTGCAGAGACAACAGTCGGTGTGAAGATTGTCGCAACGAACGGCACATTTACTAAAGATAGTTCGATTGTTTATCAAACGGTTAGTCCACAACTTGATACGAATCCGTTGGCAAACTACACGGTCAATCAACCAACCGTTGAACCAGTGACGGCCGATCAAACGAGCGTGAAAGGCCAAGTCACTTTAGCAACGCCAATTCCAGACGGAACAACGTTTGAAGCAACCGTTACCCTACCAAACGGGGCACAGAAAACGGCGGCAGTTGATGCAAATGGGAATTTCGAAGTGGTGACTGGGCGCTTAACCGCAGATAGTGACTTAAGTGTTAAAATAACAGCCAAGAACAGCACTTACACGAAGGATAGCGAAAATGTATCAGTCACAGTTGGTGCATCAACCGTTGAAAATCCGCTTGAAAACTATGATGTCGCAGAACCCGTTGTCGATCCCGTTAAGGAAGGCGACAAGCAGGCCACCGGTAGCGTGACATTGACGCAACCAGTGCCGGACGGAACTAGTTTTGAAGCAGTCGTGACATTACCAAATGGTGACAAGATTACAGCAACTGTTGATGATCAAGGGCACTTCACAATGCCAGTTGATGGGATTAAAGAAGGCGACGAGTTGACGGTTGAAGTCATCGCCCATAACGGTGACAACGAAAAAGCGAGTGACCCAATTATCGTGACGGTCGACAAAGCCGCAGTGACGAATCCAATTGAGGATTATGACGTGGCAACACCAACATTGAACCCTGCAAAAGCGGGCGAAACAGCGGTTAGTGGGACTGTTGAATTAGGCGACTTCCCAGAAGGGACCACCTTTGAAGCTATCATGGTCATGCCAAATGGACGGACCCGAATTGTTCGTCTCGATAGTAGCAATGCCGCAGCTGATGGAACCTTTATAATTCAAACGGATGCATTAACCGCCGGACAAGTAGTTCAAGTGAAGATTATCGCTACTAACGGTACCTTTACTAAGGAAAGTGCAACCGCTGAAATGACAGTCGCAGCTGCCAATCCAACGAATCCACTTGAAAATTACAACGTCGCAGAACCCGTTGTCGATCCTGTTAAGGCAGGCGATAAAGCTGTGAGGGGTAGTGTGACATTTACGAAACCAATTCCGGAAGGGACTAACTTTACAGCAGTGGTGACATTGCCAAACGGGATTCAAGTGAGAGTACCAGTTGATGAAAATGGTCAATTCGCAGCCCGTGTTGATGGTCTCAAAGCTGGTGATCGAATCATTGTTCAAATTCTTGCGGAGAATGATGGTTATCAAAAAGCGAGTGTTCCAGTTGATATTCTGGTTTCTGCCAGCGATCTCGGTAATCCTGGAGGCAATGGCAACAATAACGGTAACGGTAACGGAACAGGTAATAATGGCAATGGTACCGGTGATGGCACAGGTATTGGCAATAACGGTTCAGGTTTAGGCAATGGCCAAGGCGGATCAAGCAATGGTCAGCTTGGTAGTCACGGACCTGGTACGTTAAAACCATTATCCATTAGCTCAAAAGCCTTGAATCAAGCTAATAA
- a CDS encoding nucleoside hydrolase, whose protein sequence is MILDLDTGIDDALAIAYALGSSEVDLIGITSEYGNVLTERSVVNSQQILHLLGHPDIPVYLGAGHSTTTHDFSVLPISAEIHGQDGVGEIHLTEPHPEMATESAVDFILRACQAYGADLSIVATGPMTNLALAIQKDLPTLKKVGQIVIMGGALTVCGNVSPFAEANISQDPEAADLLFKSGLPVTMVGLDVTLRTLFTRTDTAEWRALGTPAAKAYADMVDYYIKAYEVTSPHLHGCALHDPLAVAVAIDPSLVTTFPLNLKTEIEGPSRGRTIGDNARLDDPATRTAVCVQVDTPRFLTEFKSRIGQLLAQ, encoded by the coding sequence ATGATTTTGGATTTAGATACTGGGATTGATGATGCGTTAGCAATTGCTTATGCATTGGGATCATCAGAAGTCGATTTAATCGGGATTACCTCAGAATACGGCAACGTTTTGACTGAACGAAGCGTTGTGAATAGTCAACAAATTTTACATTTATTAGGTCATCCAGACATTCCAGTTTATTTAGGGGCTGGGCATTCGACGACGACGCATGATTTTAGCGTCTTACCAATTAGTGCGGAAATTCATGGTCAAGACGGCGTTGGTGAGATTCATCTGACAGAGCCCCATCCGGAAATGGCAACTGAATCAGCCGTTGATTTTATATTACGTGCTTGTCAGGCGTATGGGGCTGACTTGAGCATCGTGGCAACTGGCCCGATGACGAATTTAGCGTTAGCGATTCAAAAAGATTTACCAACTTTGAAGAAAGTTGGTCAAATCGTGATTATGGGTGGCGCCTTAACAGTTTGTGGTAATGTGTCTCCATTTGCTGAAGCTAATATCAGTCAAGACCCTGAAGCGGCGGACTTACTCTTTAAGAGTGGTTTGCCGGTAACGATGGTGGGCCTTGATGTCACGTTGCGCACACTTTTTACACGCACCGATACGGCAGAATGGCGCGCACTCGGTACACCAGCAGCCAAAGCTTATGCCGATATGGTTGATTACTATATCAAAGCCTATGAAGTCACTTCTCCCCATTTGCACGGCTGTGCCTTACATGATCCCTTAGCAGTCGCTGTTGCAATCGATCCTAGCTTAGTCACGACTTTCCCATTGAACTTGAAGACTGAGATAGAAGGCCCGTCACGTGGACGAACAATTGGGGATAATGCCCGCCTAGATGATCCAGCAACGCGGACGGCGGTTTGTGTACAAGTTGATACGCCGCGTTTCTTAACTGAATTTAAATCAAGAATTGGACAATTATTAGCGCAGTAG
- a CDS encoding LacI family DNA-binding transcriptional regulator has protein sequence MSSVREVAELAGVSVGTVSRYLNGQQLKAANQAKIAAAIEQLDYKQNIIAKGLKNNQSFSIGLLMNSISSRFGAEVVSGIEQRVEQQGYSLLLSGFSDKPALIDQKIDYLMAHSIDGLIVFLAGEEWQGMERLAALDIPVVTINNPNQLRNVDSILLDDRASVAQVMQQIIDLGHQNIGMIAANQDDYVARERLAGAKQTMAAYPDRQLHVFEGDYSRTSGYRGAQALLAEGITALFVSNDSMAFGALTYLSENGIRIGQDLLFGHYDYADEHQFGQLPILSIQPPTEAIGLAAAKLLLDRLQNKTQSDGQTILMHHEINGLN, from the coding sequence ATGTCATCTGTTAGAGAAGTCGCTGAATTGGCCGGAGTCTCGGTCGGAACTGTTTCACGGTATCTGAATGGGCAACAGCTTAAAGCAGCTAATCAAGCCAAGATTGCAGCGGCCATTGAGCAACTCGATTACAAACAAAATATTATCGCTAAAGGATTGAAGAACAATCAAAGTTTTTCAATTGGTTTATTGATGAATAGTATTTCAAGTCGATTTGGCGCGGAAGTTGTTTCTGGAATAGAACAACGCGTTGAGCAACAAGGGTATAGTTTATTATTGAGTGGTTTTAGTGACAAACCAGCGTTAATTGATCAAAAAATTGATTATTTAATGGCGCATTCGATTGATGGTTTAATTGTTTTCTTAGCAGGTGAAGAATGGCAAGGAATGGAACGACTAGCGGCACTTGATATTCCGGTTGTGACGATTAATAACCCAAATCAGCTACGCAATGTTGATTCGATTTTATTAGATGATCGCGCAAGTGTGGCACAAGTGATGCAACAAATTATTGATCTCGGACACCAGAATATTGGGATGATTGCCGCTAATCAGGATGATTATGTTGCCCGTGAACGACTGGCAGGTGCTAAACAGACGATGGCAGCTTATCCAGACAGACAGTTACATGTTTTTGAAGGTGACTATTCTCGGACTAGCGGGTACCGCGGTGCCCAAGCATTATTAGCCGAAGGTATTACAGCTTTATTTGTCAGCAATGATAGTATGGCCTTTGGTGCGCTCACTTATTTATCAGAAAATGGTATTCGGATTGGCCAAGATTTACTATTTGGTCACTATGATTATGCCGATGAACATCAATTTGGACAGTTGCCAATCCTATCGATTCAACCGCCAACAGAAGCGATTGGATTGGCAGCTGCTAAGTTGTTATTAGATCGGCTCCAAAATAAGACTCAGTCAGATGGTCAAACGATTTTAATGCATCATGAAATCAATGGTCTAAACTGA
- a CDS encoding glycoside hydrolase family 3 C-terminal domain-containing protein — translation MQYPYQDAALTIRERVTDLLSRMSTQEKIGQVNQHLYGWETFEDSQSLMFTEKFKAHVEWGGGVGALYGLFRADPWSKVNFENGVRAQDSWRVANKVQEYVMAHSRWGIPALIVEECPHGHQGLEGISYPTNIGRGNMFNTRLMQQSSHLMAQELALKGVNLALVSTLDLVKDPRWGRSEECFGEDPILAARMSEAVVAGFQGDLIQSDVAFLDQPAKPRTTDAIGVVLKHCIAQGEALGGHNSGTVTIGQREFSDVYEPLLSSVKNAAGVMAAYNDVDGVPCHINQPLLTQDLRDVNGFQGIVMADGVALDRLSGIFETQPEAAAAALNAGVDLSLWDQTFLTLDQAIENGLVDEAALDNAAGRVLALKFLLGLFEQPYVQAPNAQLTALLEKADALNLQVARESMTLVKNNGLLPIRNQPQKIAVIGPNADELYNLLGDYTAAQSSARQAQTIYQAIQEMFPKSEVVYALGCEVRNSIHQEEAIAKVVELARDADLIIPVLGGSSARNFDMAFLSNGAVSSKGINMDSGENVDVASLSLGGQQEVLLKQLKALGKPIACVMVQGRPYDLTLVNELADAVLIAWFPGQQGGRAIAETLVGLNNPSGKLSVSYPRNTQQLPVYYYQRDAAKQDDYYDEVGQPLYPFGYGLSYDQFDYRQLAVKQMVDKLVVTVKVKNNGQFVGQESSLLFVKLTGGAVIQRTKLLKAFQKNAFQPGEEKSITFELPAADFNYMDIDNQVKRAQAATIMVADLAEKITLSI, via the coding sequence ATGCAGTATCCATATCAAGACGCAGCGCTGACCATTCGTGAGCGGGTCACTGATTTACTTTCACGCATGAGTACGCAGGAAAAAATTGGTCAAGTGAATCAACATCTTTATGGATGGGAAACTTTCGAAGATTCTCAGTCATTAATGTTTACAGAAAAATTCAAGGCGCATGTTGAATGGGGCGGCGGTGTCGGTGCACTTTATGGTTTATTTCGCGCAGATCCATGGTCAAAAGTGAACTTTGAAAATGGCGTTCGTGCACAGGATAGTTGGCGAGTTGCTAATAAAGTTCAAGAATATGTCATGGCGCATTCACGCTGGGGGATTCCAGCATTAATTGTTGAAGAATGTCCTCATGGCCATCAAGGGCTTGAAGGAATCTCGTATCCAACTAATATTGGCCGCGGCAATATGTTTAATACACGGTTAATGCAGCAATCATCGCATTTGATGGCACAAGAACTAGCGCTTAAAGGCGTTAACCTAGCGCTTGTTTCGACGCTTGATTTGGTCAAAGATCCACGTTGGGGCCGTTCAGAAGAATGTTTTGGTGAAGATCCCATTTTAGCGGCGCGGATGAGTGAAGCCGTTGTGGCGGGTTTTCAAGGGGATTTAATTCAAAGTGATGTTGCTTTCTTAGACCAACCTGCTAAACCGCGAACGACTGATGCCATTGGTGTTGTATTGAAACACTGTATTGCGCAAGGTGAAGCATTGGGTGGCCATAATTCAGGCACCGTCACAATTGGCCAACGTGAATTTTCAGACGTCTATGAACCCCTTTTGAGTAGTGTCAAGAATGCGGCAGGTGTGATGGCTGCTTATAACGATGTGGATGGGGTACCGTGTCATATCAATCAGCCGTTGTTGACTCAAGATTTACGGGATGTAAATGGGTTTCAAGGGATTGTGATGGCAGATGGTGTTGCGCTTGATCGGTTATCAGGAATCTTTGAAACACAACCAGAAGCTGCGGCGGCAGCCTTAAATGCAGGTGTCGATCTAAGTTTATGGGATCAGACATTCCTAACGCTTGATCAAGCCATTGAAAATGGCCTAGTAGACGAAGCTGCCTTAGATAATGCTGCTGGCCGAGTACTAGCGTTGAAATTCCTGTTGGGTCTGTTTGAACAACCCTATGTACAAGCCCCGAATGCGCAATTGACGGCCTTACTTGAAAAAGCTGATGCGCTGAATCTGCAAGTGGCACGTGAAAGCATGACGCTTGTTAAGAACAATGGGCTTTTACCAATCCGGAATCAGCCGCAAAAGATTGCGGTGATTGGCCCCAATGCTGATGAATTATATAATCTCTTGGGGGATTATACAGCAGCACAAAGTTCAGCGCGTCAAGCGCAAACAATTTATCAAGCGATTCAAGAAATGTTTCCCAAGTCGGAAGTCGTGTATGCATTAGGCTGTGAGGTGCGTAATTCAATTCATCAAGAAGAGGCAATTGCCAAAGTAGTTGAGCTTGCGCGCGATGCCGATTTAATCATCCCTGTATTAGGTGGTTCCAGTGCACGTAATTTTGATATGGCCTTCCTAAGTAACGGGGCAGTGAGTTCAAAAGGCATCAACATGGATTCTGGTGAAAATGTTGATGTCGCATCACTTAGTCTGGGGGGCCAACAAGAAGTGCTGCTCAAGCAATTGAAAGCACTAGGCAAGCCAATTGCATGTGTCATGGTGCAAGGCCGGCCATACGATTTAACACTGGTAAATGAACTTGCAGATGCTGTATTGATTGCTTGGTTTCCTGGTCAACAAGGTGGTCGCGCAATTGCTGAAACTTTAGTGGGACTTAATAATCCAAGTGGTAAGTTGAGTGTATCTTACCCACGCAATACCCAACAACTACCGGTTTACTACTATCAACGCGATGCTGCTAAACAAGATGATTACTATGATGAGGTTGGCCAACCGTTATATCCATTTGGTTACGGACTTAGTTACGACCAATTTGATTATCGACAATTAGCGGTTAAGCAAATGGTTGACAAACTAGTTGTAACTGTTAAAGTAAAAAATAACGGACAGTTTGTAGGCCAAGAAAGTAGTTTATTATTTGTCAAATTAACTGGTGGAGCAGTTATTCAACGGACGAAGCTGTTAAAAGCTTTCCAAAAGAATGCCTTCCAACCAGGTGAAGAAAAGAGCATTACTTTCGAACTACCTGCTGCTGATTTTAATTACATGGATATTGATAATCAGGTGAAACGTGCGCAAGCAGCGACTATTATGGTTGCTGATTTAGCGGAGAAAATCACTTTATCGATATAA
- a CDS encoding AbrB/MazE/SpoVT family DNA-binding domain-containing protein: MATPTIDQARDGDTNITEQVTLSQPIPAGTTFEAIAVLPGGRQVTGAVNADGSFTVATGDPLVAGTQVAVHIKAVNGTFSKESTPATMTVADALPTNPIENYDVPAPLVTPAVEGDKSVKGHVNLVTPIPANTTFKALVTYEDGTTAEVAVPETGDFEVPTRTLVADEKVTVKVIAQNGMNQKESPTTEITISKAVATDPLDGYTVPKPSVDPVTSADTSVTGQITLNNPPVGTTFIANVKMADGSIKKANVMPDGTFTVATGALEANAVLEVTITAQNSGYEKVSDPTTVTVSRADPLENYVVAKPSVDPIKEGDQAVTGNVTLNKPVPDGTTFEAVVTLPNGAQITATVDDQGQFTVPVAGIKEGDKLTIKVVAHNDGFDKDSDPVNVTVDKAVPTNPLEGYGVAQPVVDPVKAGDTAVTGKVTLEEPIPAGTTFEAEVTLPDGSMKTGMLNPDGTFTVDTGTLAAGDELIVHVIAHNGANQKESNPIHVIVAADTTTNPIENYTVNAPVVNPMTDGETQVTG, encoded by the coding sequence ATGGCAACGCCAACGATTGATCAAGCGCGTGATGGCGATACTAATATCACAGAGCAAGTTACACTCAGTCAACCAATTCCAGCCGGCACCACATTTGAAGCAATTGCAGTCTTACCTGGTGGCCGCCAAGTCACCGGTGCAGTCAATGCAGATGGCAGTTTCACAGTGGCAACCGGCGACCCATTAGTTGCTGGAACACAAGTGGCAGTTCATATCAAAGCGGTCAACGGTACCTTCTCTAAAGAAAGTACACCAGCAACAATGACAGTTGCAGATGCCTTACCAACCAACCCAATTGAAAACTATGATGTGCCGGCACCACTTGTCACACCAGCAGTGGAAGGCGATAAGAGCGTTAAGGGGCACGTGAACTTGGTAACGCCAATTCCGGCCAACACAACGTTCAAGGCATTGGTTACTTATGAAGATGGGACAACTGCTGAAGTAGCGGTTCCTGAAACCGGTGATTTTGAAGTGCCAACCCGGACTTTGGTGGCTGATGAAAAAGTTACAGTAAAAGTCATTGCCCAAAATGGGATGAATCAAAAAGAAAGTCCAACGACTGAAATCACAATTAGCAAGGCAGTTGCAACTGATCCACTAGATGGTTATACCGTACCGAAACCAAGTGTTGATCCAGTAACAAGTGCGGATACAAGTGTGACTGGGCAAATTACCCTCAATAATCCACCAGTCGGAACAACTTTTATCGCCAACGTTAAAATGGCGGATGGTTCGATTAAGAAGGCAAATGTCATGCCAGATGGCACCTTTACAGTCGCAACTGGCGCATTAGAAGCCAATGCGGTATTAGAAGTTACCATTACCGCCCAAAATAGTGGTTATGAAAAAGTGAGTGATCCAACGACCGTTACGGTCAGCAGAGCCGATCCACTTGAAAATTATGTGGTTGCTAAACCGAGTGTTGATCCAATTAAAGAAGGCGATCAAGCTGTCACTGGTAACGTGACTCTCAATAAACCAGTACCAGATGGCACCACTTTTGAAGCGGTGGTCACTTTACCAAATGGTGCTCAGATTACAGCAACTGTTGATGATCAAGGGCAGTTCACAGTACCAGTGGCTGGGATTAAAGAAGGCGACAAGTTAACGATCAAAGTCGTTGCGCATAACGACGGTTTTGATAAGGATAGTGATCCAGTGAATGTAACCGTTGACAAGGCTGTGCCAACGAATCCGTTAGAAGGTTATGGCGTTGCACAACCAGTTGTTGACCCAGTGAAGGCGGGCGATACAGCGGTTACCGGGAAAGTGACCTTGGAAGAACCGATTCCTGCTGGGACAACTTTTGAAGCGGAAGTGACTTTACCAGATGGTTCAATGAAGACCGGGATGCTCAACCCAGATGGTACCTTTACCGTTGATACGGGCACATTGGCAGCCGGGGATGAATTAATCGTCCACGTGATTGCCCATAATGGTGCAAATCAAAAAGAAAGTAATCCTATCCATGTGATCGTTGCAGCCGATACAACCACGAATCCAATTGAAAACTATACGGTGAACGCACCCGTTGTTAATCCAATGACCGACGGCGAAACCCAAGTGACTGGGTAA
- a CDS encoding adhesive domain-containing protein, with product MNQNRVQASEVAPRAGLADISILANASLTSVTGTDMTSNAQGSYDLALKYSGTGLASVGVADKKVLVYALPAELQGKVVGGATVDIDANLLPITPGDIPGVSLLFGALGTAIDGVDKLVAIPAVKAAFDSLSTIQNLGAYQETLPATVSPDGKTISVDFTQGFGKYVHQAYVALFDTLRDTIAAIDVKNPIAAIPVKLLQEASADLFAIIDAIADGTSDILDNALNANLLGSMNGTLHTTVSDPGVASATVKAGAINNALISADVLTATEQEGEAVTLNFPTTAVNPIENYDVAAPVITQPVAGQTQVAGQVTLTQPIPDGTTFEAVVTLPDGSTKNVPLAADGTFVVDTGSLVDGQTISAKVVATNGTYTKDSPITTATVTAAPIENPIADYNVATPSVAPLTAGDPEITGQVTLNQPIPLGTTFEAVATLPDGSQLTGTVESDGTFKSAGVDQLAAGQTVTNG from the coding sequence ATGAATCAAAATCGAGTGCAAGCGAGCGAAGTAGCGCCTAGAGCTGGCTTAGCCGATATCTCGATTTTAGCCAACGCGAGTCTAACATCGGTGACAGGAACAGATATGACATCGAACGCGCAAGGCAGTTATGATTTAGCATTGAAGTATTCTGGGACCGGGCTGGCATCAGTTGGCGTCGCGGATAAGAAGGTCTTGGTTTATGCCTTACCTGCTGAGTTACAAGGAAAAGTGGTTGGTGGTGCAACTGTTGATATTGACGCTAATCTATTACCAATTACACCAGGCGATATTCCGGGGGTTAGTTTACTTTTTGGTGCGTTAGGGACGGCGATTGACGGGGTTGATAAACTTGTAGCAATCCCAGCCGTTAAGGCAGCCTTTGATAGTTTAAGCACTATTCAGAACCTAGGTGCCTACCAAGAAACGTTACCAGCGACTGTGTCACCAGATGGTAAAACCATCTCAGTTGACTTCACACAGGGCTTTGGCAAGTACGTCCATCAAGCTTATGTGGCACTATTTGATACATTACGGGATACGATTGCCGCGATTGATGTTAAGAACCCAATCGCAGCGATTCCGGTTAAATTACTTCAAGAAGCGAGTGCTGATTTATTTGCGATCATTGATGCAATTGCCGATGGGACGTCCGATATTTTAGATAACGCCTTAAACGCCAACCTCTTAGGTTCCATGAATGGCACCTTGCACACCACGGTTAGTGATCCAGGGGTTGCCAGTGCGACTGTTAAAGCTGGTGCCATCAATAATGCATTGATTTCAGCCGATGTTTTAACGGCAACTGAGCAAGAAGGCGAAGCTGTTACACTTAATTTTCCAACGACGGCGGTTAATCCCATTGAAAATTATGATGTTGCTGCCCCAGTCATTACGCAACCAGTGGCCGGTCAAACACAGGTCGCCGGTCAAGTTACCTTGACGCAACCAATTCCGGATGGGACAACATTTGAAGCGGTGGTCACGTTACCAGATGGTAGCACCAAAAACGTACCGCTTGCAGCTGACGGCACCTTCGTTGTGGATACTGGTAGTTTAGTCGACGGCCAAACTATTTCAGCAAAAGTGGTTGCGACTAATGGAACTTACACGAAAGACAGTCCAATCACAACCGCAACGGTGACAGCTGCACCGATTGAAAATCCAATTGCTGATTATAACGTCGCGACACCAAGCGTTGCCCCGTTAACGGCAGGTGATCCGGAAATCACAGGGCAAGTCACACTGAACCAACCGATTCCGCTCGGAACGACATTTGAAGCGGTGGCAACTTTACCAGATGGCTCGCAATTAACAGGGACTGTCGAAAGTGATGGGACATTCAAAAGTGCTGGTGTTGATCAGTTAGCTGCCGGGCAAACGGTAACTAACGGTTAA